One part of the Phragmites australis chromosome 3, lpPhrAust1.1, whole genome shotgun sequence genome encodes these proteins:
- the LOC133912287 gene encoding myb-related protein Zm38-like: MGRLPCCDKANVKKGPWTPEEDAKLLAFTSTHGTGSWTTVPQRAGLKRCGKSCRLRYTNYLRPNLKHENFTQEEEELIVTLHAMLGSRWSLIANQLPGRTDNDVKNYWNTKLSKKLRQSGIDPITHRPIADLMNSIGALAIRPPPPPNATSCLPAPALPLLHDAPYHAAPGMRQQQQVVVARIDADARASPDHGQQLKWSDFLANDDAAAAEAQQVLAGQYHHHGAVAATGGGGAQAAGSSSTGGGGGRACGGGVGGGDDGAAAFIDAILECDKETGVDQLIAELLAEPSYYAGSSSSSEMGWGC, translated from the exons ATGGGCCGGCTGCCGTGCTGCGACAAGGCGAACGTGAAGAAGGGGCCGTGGACGCCGGAGGAGGACGCCAAGCTGCTGGCCTTCACCTCCACCCATGGCACCGGCAGCTGGACCACCGTCCCTCAGAGGGCAG GGCTGAAGAGGTGCGGCAAGAGCTGCAGGCTGAGGTACACCAACTACCTGCGGCCGAACCTGAAGCACGAGAACTtcacccaggaggaggaggagctcatcgTCACCCTCCATGCCATGCTTGGAAGCAG GTGGTCTCTGATCGCGAACCAGCTGCCGGGGCGGACGGACAACGACGTGAAGAACTACTGGAACACGAAGCTGAGCAAGAAGCTGCGGCAGAGCGGCATCGACCCCATCACCCACCGCCCCATCGCCGACCTCATGAACAGCATCGGCGCGCTCGCCATccgcccgcccccgccccccaaCGCCACCTCCTGCCTCCCCGCGCCGGCGCTCCCGCTCCTCCACGACGCCCCGTACCACGCCGCGCCCGGCATGCGGCAACAACAGCAGGTCGTCGTCGCGCGCATCGACGCGGACGCGCGCGCGTCGCCGGACCACGGCCAGCAGCTCAAGTGGAGTGACTTCCTCGCCAACGacgacgccgccgcggccgaggCGCAGCAGGTTCTTGCTGGCCAGTACCACCACCACGGGGCCGTGGCGGCCaccggcggaggcggcgcgcaGGCTGCTGGAAGCAGTAGTACTGGTGGCGGTGGTGGGCGCGCGTGCGGTGGTGGTGTCGgtggcggcgacgacggcgcgGCGGCGTTCATCGACGCGATCCTGGAGTGCGACAAGGAGACTGGGGTGGACCAGCTCATCGCCGAGCTGCTCGCCGAGCCGTCCTACTacgccggctcctcctcctcgtcggagatGGGCTGGGGCTGTTGA